In a genomic window of Mucilaginibacter sp. KACC 22063:
- a CDS encoding gliding motility-associated C-terminal domain-containing protein: MRPLLKSFYSLLIILFTACHCFGQGPATCNGSLGKPVVNETFGAGAGPGAPLGAAITNMNYTASNCNVQDSYYTITNRIDNSCIRTWFTATDRTGDANGYFMLINASYAPSVFYTKRVSGGLLCASTMYEFKAYIMNILSKTFSNGAIEPNITLSIEKTDGTILASVNTGSIPSEDLPTWNPYSVMFQSPADGSDVIIKMTNNAAGGNGNDLALDDITFSPCGPLIQTGFASATDNANQNRCKGQDLIYTLHGAQTGYVGPVYRWQQKAPGDADWSDVAGQTSNEAKINVPNAAVGVYQYRMGVINAAQVGSESCWIYSDSLIINVYGPSQNAVQANTAVCTGNALQLNATDGDTYQWTDPQGNSLPAGPNPTVTTNATHNNAGVYKVMVTKNGCPAFFSTTVTVYDQPVLASLSDQTICQGSSVQLNAQAQNVNHYKWVPSTGLDHDDIANPVASPAVTTSYTLTVYNDGCPDTKLTTTVNVNVLKLPKADAGTDIKMFEGSTATISGSAQGDQVSYYWTPTDFLDDPSSLTPQTSATSDITYTLHVVSSLCGESDDQVFVRVFKKLDIPNAFSPNGDGINDLWQIKNLSTYPQALISVYSRYGQKVFESRGYSVPWNGTYNSALLPAGTYYYVFDLGDPEVPKKSGWVLLVR, encoded by the coding sequence ATGAGGCCGCTTTTAAAATCCTTTTATAGTCTTTTAATCATTCTGTTTACTGCGTGTCACTGTTTTGGCCAGGGTCCGGCTACATGTAATGGTAGCCTGGGCAAGCCTGTAGTGAACGAGACCTTTGGTGCAGGTGCAGGGCCGGGCGCGCCATTAGGGGCTGCTATTACCAACATGAACTATACTGCTTCAAACTGCAATGTACAGGATAGTTATTATACCATTACCAACCGCATAGATAATAGCTGTATCCGTACCTGGTTTACCGCAACAGATCGTACCGGCGATGCTAACGGGTACTTTATGCTGATCAATGCCTCGTATGCGCCGAGCGTATTTTACACTAAACGGGTTTCGGGAGGGTTGCTTTGTGCCAGCACCATGTACGAATTTAAGGCGTACATTATGAATATTCTTTCTAAGACATTTTCAAACGGCGCTATTGAGCCTAATATCACTTTATCAATAGAAAAAACAGACGGCACCATACTGGCATCGGTAAATACAGGCTCTATTCCTTCGGAAGATTTGCCAACATGGAATCCGTATAGCGTCATGTTTCAATCGCCGGCAGATGGTTCTGATGTAATTATTAAAATGACCAATAACGCTGCTGGTGGAAATGGCAATGACCTTGCGCTGGATGATATTACGTTTAGCCCATGCGGCCCCCTGATACAAACAGGTTTTGCTTCTGCAACGGATAATGCTAATCAGAACAGGTGTAAGGGCCAGGACCTTATTTATACTTTACATGGTGCGCAAACGGGCTATGTTGGCCCGGTTTACAGGTGGCAGCAAAAGGCACCGGGAGATGCCGATTGGAGTGATGTTGCTGGTCAAACAAGCAATGAAGCTAAAATAAATGTACCGAATGCAGCAGTAGGGGTTTATCAGTATCGCATGGGGGTAATCAATGCAGCGCAGGTTGGCTCAGAAAGCTGCTGGATATATTCTGACTCATTAATTATTAATGTTTACGGTCCATCTCAAAACGCAGTGCAGGCAAATACAGCGGTATGTACAGGTAATGCATTGCAATTAAATGCTACGGATGGCGACACTTACCAATGGACAGATCCACAAGGAAATTCCTTACCTGCTGGACCCAACCCTACAGTAACAACTAATGCGACACATAATAATGCGGGTGTTTATAAGGTAATGGTAACTAAAAACGGCTGTCCGGCTTTTTTTAGCACTACAGTAACAGTTTATGATCAGCCGGTGTTGGCTTCTTTATCAGATCAAACGATTTGCCAGGGGAGTTCAGTCCAGCTAAATGCTCAGGCTCAAAATGTGAATCATTATAAATGGGTTCCCTCAACCGGTCTTGATCATGATGATATTGCCAATCCGGTAGCATCCCCTGCTGTTACTACCTCATACACACTAACCGTTTACAATGATGGTTGTCCGGATACTAAATTAACAACAACCGTTAACGTGAATGTGCTTAAGTTGCCCAAAGCAGATGCCGGGACGGATATTAAAATGTTCGAAGGTTCTACTGCTACAATTAGCGGCAGTGCGCAGGGAGACCAGGTAAGTTATTATTGGACACCAACTGACTTTTTAGATGATCCGTCTTCACTTACACCACAAACCAGCGCAACCAGCGATATTACATACACGCTTCATGTGGTCTCATCATTATGTGGCGAAAGCGACGACCAGGTGTTTGTACGGGTATTTAAAAAATTGGATATACCCAATGCGTTTTCGCCCAATGGCGATGGTATCAATGACCTCTGGCAGATTAAAAATCTAAGCACATATCCCCAAGCGTTGATAAGTGTTTACAGCCGCTATGGGCAAAAAGTATTTGAAAGCAGGGGTTATAGCGTGCCATGGAACGGCACCTACAACTCGGCATTATTACCTGCCGGGACTTACTACTATGTTTTTGATTTGGGCGACCCCGAAGTGCCTAAAAAAAGCGGGTGGGTTCTGTTGGTAAGATAA
- a CDS encoding alpha-amylase family glycosyl hydrolase yields MRNIYLLLLVLLVFGGTGCKKKSISDDLSGNVPGTDVPASAVDGTTFINSGKSVIFNLYAPEKTSVSVIGDFNNWQPTAMNKSTDGKRWWVQVDNIDPNKEYAYQYLVDNALKVADPYCQKVLDPDNDKYITSDVYPNLMAYPTGKTTGIVSVMQGNQPAYSWKNTTFNKPDKNKLVIYELHVRDFIAAHNYQTLKDTLSYLKNLGVNAIELMPINEFEGNLSWGYNPNFYFAPDKYYGTKNALKAFIDECHTNGIAVIQDMVLNHSFGSSPMVQLYWNAAAQKPAANSPWFNVNPTHPYNVGYDFNHESDATKYFVKNVLKFWMQEYKIDGFRFDLSKGFTQKVSTDDASFSAYDASRIAIWKDYNNFIKGIDPNFYVILEHFAVDQEEQELAAQGMMLWNNMNYNANEATMGWIGTSNFSRLLFNQHGFSTPSSSVSYFESHDEERLQFKNENYGNAAGSYSVKDLATGLKRNEMAAAFMLAAPGPKMIWQFGEVGYDVSINVPGRTDPKPIHWEYMNDANRHHLYATYAKLIRWKIKNDVFNTTSVKFDFSTGFKYIQLTSSSNNVEVVGNFDVVSQTSGVSFPSTGTWYDNITGSSINVTSLPYNMTLAPGEYHVYSSNQLQ; encoded by the coding sequence ATGAGGAATATTTACTTATTACTTCTCGTGCTGCTTGTGTTTGGCGGAACGGGATGTAAGAAAAAATCAATTTCTGACGATCTTTCCGGGAACGTTCCCGGAACAGACGTGCCTGCAAGCGCTGTCGACGGTACTACCTTTATCAACAGCGGCAAGTCGGTGATATTTAATCTTTATGCCCCTGAAAAAACATCGGTATCCGTTATAGGTGACTTTAACAACTGGCAGCCAACCGCCATGAACAAATCAACCGATGGCAAACGCTGGTGGGTACAGGTAGACAATATTGACCCTAACAAAGAATACGCTTATCAGTATCTGGTAGACAACGCCCTTAAAGTGGCCGACCCTTACTGTCAAAAGGTATTAGACCCGGATAACGATAAATATATCACTTCAGATGTTTACCCTAACCTGATGGCCTACCCAACAGGGAAAACAACCGGCATTGTAAGTGTAATGCAGGGCAACCAGCCAGCCTATAGCTGGAAAAACACCACGTTTAACAAGCCTGATAAAAATAAGCTGGTAATCTATGAACTGCATGTAAGGGATTTTATAGCCGCGCATAATTACCAAACGCTGAAAGACACGCTGAGCTACCTTAAAAATCTCGGCGTTAATGCCATCGAATTAATGCCGATCAACGAGTTTGAGGGCAACCTGTCATGGGGGTATAACCCTAACTTTTACTTTGCACCTGATAAATACTATGGTACAAAGAATGCCTTGAAAGCATTTATTGACGAGTGCCATACTAACGGCATTGCCGTAATACAGGACATGGTATTAAACCACTCCTTCGGCTCATCGCCAATGGTACAGCTTTATTGGAACGCCGCAGCACAAAAACCTGCCGCTAACAGCCCGTGGTTTAATGTCAACCCAACGCATCCTTATAACGTGGGTTATGATTTTAACCATGAAAGTGATGCCACCAAATACTTTGTTAAAAATGTGTTGAAGTTCTGGATGCAGGAATACAAAATTGACGGTTTCCGCTTTGACCTCTCTAAAGGCTTTACGCAAAAGGTTTCTACAGACGATGCCTCTTTTTCTGCTTATGATGCCAGCCGCATAGCCATCTGGAAAGACTATAACAATTTCATCAAAGGAATTGATCCTAATTTTTATGTGATCCTGGAGCATTTTGCCGTTGATCAGGAAGAGCAGGAACTTGCTGCACAGGGCATGATGCTATGGAACAATATGAACTACAACGCCAACGAAGCAACTATGGGTTGGATAGGCACTTCAAACTTTTCGCGACTGCTGTTTAACCAGCATGGTTTTAGTACACCGTCAAGCTCAGTAAGTTATTTTGAAAGCCATGATGAAGAACGATTACAGTTCAAAAACGAAAACTATGGCAATGCCGCAGGCAGCTACAGCGTTAAAGACCTGGCAACCGGATTAAAACGAAATGAAATGGCAGCAGCCTTTATGCTTGCTGCACCCGGCCCTAAAATGATATGGCAATTTGGCGAGGTGGGATATGATGTTAGTATTAATGTACCCGGCCGCACCGACCCTAAGCCTATCCACTGGGAATATATGAATGATGCAAACCGCCATCATTTATATGCAACTTATGCAAAGCTGATCCGCTGGAAAATCAAGAACGATGTGTTTAATACCACCAGCGTAAAGTTTGATTTTAGCACCGGCTTTAAATATATCCAGCTGACATCATCAAGCAATAATGTTGAAGTGGTGGGTAATTTTGATGTGGTTTCACAAACCAGCGGCGTTAGTTTTCCGTCTACCGGTACCTGGTATGATAATATCACAGGCAGCAGTATAAATGTTACCTCGTTACCCTATAACATGACACTGGCCCCCGGCGAATATCATGTTTACAGCTCCAATCAGCTGCAATAA
- a CDS encoding DEAD/DEAH box helicase, whose translation MLRVDSTKPCQLIYAIARHEYLGYVIEPHIVQLNPNGEFSLTYQRLFSNTATEFINCLHESDLKLIKLLEDIEQGNIIKKYYKKPIRPYEFFSKIFNEQLYEVIRPKIEKKMAEAFNSLRDKQIYLMSKEGYPAERRLHIAEEPATILFHFKRNETEIRYYPTIKYQGMKIEFMFKNAEIICNHPAWMLLDETLYYFDKDIEGKKLVPFLNKRFIAIPRSAEHTYMERFVAPLIEKHHVHAEGFIINTEKYDAVPVLKPVIVDGGTSQLQLFFKYAGYVFPYGDGRTISVRIEHHGDDYLFHRIKRSVSWEKGKLQVLENLGLKTTSSLFQNLEVADTEEDGDRSLSVLEWLNQHHDQLIENNFEIEQPEGNKRYLFGSSKIDLQVSEKNDWFDIYAVVYFGPYQIPFIELRNHILNKKKEFVLPSGEIAVIPEKWFSQYGNLLHFTDGSNDLKLKKHHIGLLTDLAEGELASVTMTRKLERLTDFEELEDISMPENFNGHLRSYQKAGYNWFHFLKKYHFGGCLADDMGLGKTIQTLALLQKSKEESLTAGAPATSLLIMPTSLIYNWMNEAQKFTPQLRMMVHTGILRYKTPEVFSNYDVVVTTYGVSRIDIDLLKSFFFEYVILDESQNIKNPSSKSYQAVKQLKSRHKLILSGTPVENSVNDLWTQMSFINPGLLGSQQYFLNEFVTPIEKKKDEEKARKLQAMIKPFVLRRTKEQVATELPAKTENVFYCQMSDEQAEVYEKVKSEYRNELLQSLEDGSFAQSQIQVLQGLTKLRQIANHPSMIDEDYEGDSGKFESVTHTLMSVLDAGHKVLVFSQFVKQLALYRDYLDKAGISYAYLDGGTQNRGEVVRRFQEEEKTCVFLISIKAGGVGLNLTRADYVFILDPWWNPAIEQQAIDRTHRIGQTKNIFIYKFITKDTVEEKILALQQRKLSVARALITTEESFIKTLTADDIKEILR comes from the coding sequence ATGTTGCGAGTTGACAGTACCAAACCATGCCAGTTGATTTATGCCATTGCACGGCACGAATATCTGGGGTACGTCATAGAGCCGCATATTGTTCAGCTTAACCCCAACGGCGAGTTTTCACTTACTTACCAGCGCCTTTTCTCTAATACGGCGACAGAGTTTATTAATTGCTTACATGAAAGCGATTTAAAGCTGATAAAGCTGCTGGAGGATATTGAGCAAGGCAACATCATCAAAAAATACTACAAAAAACCGATACGCCCTTACGAGTTTTTTAGCAAGATATTCAACGAGCAGCTTTACGAAGTAATCAGGCCTAAGATTGAAAAGAAAATGGCCGAGGCCTTTAATAGCCTTCGCGACAAGCAGATCTACCTGATGAGTAAAGAGGGTTATCCGGCCGAACGGCGGTTGCACATTGCCGAAGAGCCAGCCACCATACTTTTTCATTTTAAACGTAACGAAACCGAGATCAGGTACTACCCTACCATTAAATACCAGGGGATGAAGATCGAGTTTATGTTTAAAAATGCGGAGATCATCTGCAACCACCCGGCCTGGATGTTGCTGGATGAAACGCTGTACTACTTTGATAAAGATATTGAAGGCAAAAAGCTGGTACCCTTTTTAAACAAACGGTTCATTGCCATACCGCGCTCGGCTGAGCATACTTATATGGAGCGTTTTGTTGCGCCGCTTATTGAGAAGCATCATGTACATGCTGAGGGTTTTATCATTAACACCGAAAAGTATGATGCGGTGCCGGTATTGAAACCTGTAATAGTTGACGGGGGAACCTCGCAGCTGCAATTGTTTTTTAAATATGCAGGCTATGTGTTTCCTTATGGCGACGGGCGTACGATATCTGTACGTATCGAGCATCATGGCGATGATTACCTGTTTCATCGTATTAAGCGTTCGGTAAGCTGGGAAAAAGGTAAGCTACAGGTGCTGGAAAACCTGGGTTTAAAAACTACTTCATCGCTTTTTCAAAATCTGGAAGTTGCAGATACAGAAGAAGATGGCGACCGCTCGCTGTCGGTTTTGGAATGGCTTAACCAGCACCATGATCAGCTTATTGAAAACAACTTTGAAATTGAGCAGCCCGAGGGTAACAAGCGTTACCTGTTTGGTAGCAGCAAAATAGACCTGCAGGTAAGCGAGAAGAACGACTGGTTTGATATTTATGCCGTGGTTTATTTCGGTCCGTACCAGATCCCTTTCATAGAGCTGCGTAACCATATTCTTAATAAAAAGAAAGAGTTTGTTTTGCCATCGGGCGAGATTGCCGTGATACCTGAAAAGTGGTTTTCGCAATATGGCAACCTGCTGCATTTTACAGATGGCAGCAACGACCTGAAACTTAAAAAACATCATATTGGTTTGCTGACTGATTTAGCCGAAGGCGAATTGGCCAGCGTTACTATGACACGCAAGCTGGAGCGCCTGACTGACTTTGAAGAACTGGAAGATATTTCCATGCCCGAAAACTTTAACGGGCATCTGCGCAGTTACCAAAAGGCGGGCTATAACTGGTTTCATTTTCTGAAGAAATATCACTTTGGCGGCTGCCTTGCTGATGATATGGGTTTGGGTAAAACCATACAAACGCTTGCCCTGCTGCAAAAAAGTAAGGAAGAAAGCCTTACAGCCGGTGCACCGGCAACCTCTTTGCTGATTATGCCAACGTCGCTCATTTACAACTGGATGAATGAGGCGCAAAAGTTTACGCCACAGCTGCGCATGATGGTGCATACCGGTATTTTGCGTTACAAAACACCAGAGGTTTTTAGCAATTACGATGTGGTGGTGACGACTTATGGCGTTAGCCGTATAGATATCGACTTGCTTAAATCTTTCTTTTTTGAGTATGTGATACTGGATGAGAGCCAGAACATTAAAAATCCGTCATCCAAATCGTACCAGGCGGTTAAGCAACTTAAGTCACGACATAAACTGATATTAAGTGGTACCCCGGTTGAAAACTCTGTGAACGATCTTTGGACACAGATGTCGTTCATTAATCCTGGCTTATTAGGCAGCCAGCAGTATTTTTTAAATGAGTTTGTAACACCTATAGAAAAGAAGAAGGACGAGGAGAAAGCCCGCAAGCTGCAGGCCATGATCAAGCCTTTTGTATTGCGCCGTACCAAAGAGCAGGTGGCAACAGAGCTTCCTGCGAAAACGGAAAACGTGTTCTACTGCCAAATGAGCGACGAGCAGGCCGAAGTTTATGAAAAGGTAAAATCAGAATACCGTAACGAATTATTGCAAAGCCTGGAAGACGGCAGCTTTGCACAAAGCCAGATCCAGGTATTGCAGGGGCTTACCAAGCTACGCCAGATTGCTAACCACCCGTCTATGATTGATGAAGACTACGAAGGTGATTCAGGCAAGTTCGAGAGTGTTACGCACACCCTGATGAGTGTGTTGGATGCAGGGCACAAGGTACTGGTGTTTTCGCAGTTTGTAAAGCAACTGGCGCTATACCGCGATTATTTGGATAAAGCGGGCATAAGCTATGCTTATCTTGACGGCGGCACACAGAACCGTGGAGAAGTGGTAAGGCGTTTCCAGGAAGAAGAGAAAACCTGCGTGTTCCTGATTTCTATCAAAGCAGGTGGCGTAGGGCTTAATCTTACCCGTGCCGATTATGTGTTTATCCTCGACCCATGGTGGAACCCGGCCATTGAACAGCAGGCCATTGACCGTACGCACCGCATCGGGCAAACTAAAAATATCTTTATCTATAAATTCATCACTAAAGATACTGTTGAGGAAAAAATACTTGCCCTGCAGCAGCGCAAACTAAGCGTAGCCCGTGCATTGATCACCACCGAAGAAAGCTTTATTAAAACGCTTACTGCCGATGATATTAAAGAGATTTTAAGATAG
- a CDS encoding dienelactone hydrolase family protein produces MKKVLLFALLISGSLGAFAQSKMACCAKPTATKRFAMLASDKNFRMAHANPLKTHFQSTVGKTVTYKTPDGKEATAFVFKAKKPTNNYLFVIHEWWGLNDYVKKESETLYNQLGDVNIIDLDLYDGKTTDNRDEAGKLMQAVKEDRAKAIINGAIAYAGPKAKIATLGWCFGGGWSLQTALMAGSKTIACVMYYGMPEQDVNKLKTLHSDVLGNFASKDQWINPKVVSQFEANLKAAGKKGEIYEYDADHGFANPSNPIYNSEATKQANARTLAYLKARIK; encoded by the coding sequence ATGAAAAAAGTATTACTATTTGCCCTGCTTATTTCTGGCAGTTTAGGCGCTTTTGCACAAAGCAAAATGGCTTGTTGTGCAAAACCCACTGCAACCAAACGTTTTGCCATGCTTGCATCTGACAAAAACTTCAGAATGGCGCATGCTAACCCGCTTAAAACACATTTTCAAAGCACCGTTGGTAAAACGGTAACCTACAAAACGCCTGATGGTAAAGAGGCCACTGCCTTTGTATTCAAAGCTAAAAAGCCAACCAATAATTACCTTTTTGTGATACACGAATGGTGGGGGCTGAACGATTATGTAAAAAAGGAATCAGAAACTTTATATAACCAGTTAGGCGATGTTAACATCATTGACCTTGACCTTTATGATGGTAAAACTACCGATAACCGCGATGAAGCCGGTAAACTGATGCAGGCTGTAAAAGAAGACCGTGCAAAGGCGATCATCAACGGCGCTATTGCTTATGCTGGCCCTAAAGCAAAAATTGCCACATTAGGCTGGTGCTTCGGCGGTGGTTGGAGTTTGCAAACCGCTTTAATGGCTGGTAGCAAAACTATTGCCTGCGTAATGTATTACGGTATGCCAGAGCAGGACGTAAATAAGTTAAAAACATTGCACAGCGATGTATTAGGCAACTTTGCAAGCAAAGACCAATGGATTAACCCTAAAGTAGTATCACAGTTTGAGGCTAACTTAAAAGCAGCCGGTAAAAAAGGTGAGATCTACGAATACGATGCAGATCATGGTTTTGCTAATCCAAGCAATCCTATTTACAATAGCGAAGCTACCAAACAAGCTAATGCACGTACGCTTGCTTATTTAAAAGCACGTATTAAATAA
- a CDS encoding glycosyltransferase family 2 protein — translation MITAYTYLACILTGIYLLVLLYLIRGWSALQAPKRPVTGRFKTKVTVLIAARDEEENIAETINDLLAQDYPKDLTEIIIVDDHSTDRTAEIIASYATQGVGLLQLERNEILNSYKKKAITEAIAISTGELMVATDADCRMGSKWLSSIVSYYETENPVMISSPVTYFKEISLFERLQTLEFSYLIGLGASFIGNGRASTCNGANLAYRKDVFHEVGGFKGIDDLASGDDELLLQKIAMVYPGKIGFLKSLDAVVYTYAKPDLQSFLQQRRRWASKSTKYKDKKVVALAVCIWFFNLSMLISLGWGFFNSRVLLLFALQILLKFLFELAFLAPVMAFLKRLKLLPLLLLLEPMHILYMVYVGLMGNARKYVWKGRTVR, via the coding sequence TTGATAACGGCTTATACTTACCTGGCCTGCATTTTAACAGGCATTTATTTACTTGTTCTACTTTATCTGATCAGGGGCTGGTCGGCATTGCAGGCACCTAAAAGACCAGTTACCGGCAGGTTTAAAACTAAAGTAACGGTGCTGATAGCTGCCCGTGATGAGGAAGAAAATATTGCTGAAACTATCAACGACCTGCTTGCGCAGGACTATCCTAAAGACCTAACGGAGATCATCATTGTAGACGATCACTCAACAGACCGTACCGCAGAAATTATAGCAAGTTATGCCACACAGGGTGTAGGACTTTTACAGCTCGAGCGTAACGAGATCCTTAACTCTTACAAAAAGAAGGCAATTACGGAAGCCATTGCCATTTCAACCGGGGAACTGATGGTAGCCACTGATGCGGACTGCCGTATGGGCAGCAAATGGCTTTCTTCAATAGTAAGTTATTATGAGACAGAAAACCCGGTAATGATCTCTTCCCCGGTAACCTATTTTAAAGAAATATCCTTGTTCGAGCGTTTACAAACACTGGAGTTCTCCTACCTTATTGGTTTGGGGGCATCCTTTATTGGCAATGGGCGGGCTTCTACTTGCAATGGCGCTAACCTGGCTTACCGTAAAGATGTTTTTCACGAAGTAGGCGGTTTTAAAGGCATTGATGACCTGGCATCAGGAGATGATGAGCTGCTATTGCAAAAAATCGCGATGGTTTATCCAGGCAAAATCGGATTTCTAAAAAGTCTTGATGCGGTAGTGTATACATATGCCAAGCCGGATCTGCAATCATTTTTACAGCAACGCCGGCGCTGGGCTTCAAAGTCAACAAAGTATAAAGACAAAAAAGTGGTTGCGCTGGCCGTATGTATCTGGTTTTTCAACCTGTCTATGTTAATAAGTTTGGGATGGGGCTTTTTTAACAGCCGGGTGCTGCTATTATTTGCTTTGCAAATTCTATTAAAATTTTTATTTGAACTGGCATTTCTGGCACCTGTAATGGCGTTCTTAAAAAGGCTTAAACTGCTGCCGCTGTTGTTGTTGTTGGAACCAATGCACATACTTTACATGGTTTATGTGGGCCTGATGGGAAATGCCCGTAAGTATGTTTGGAAGGGAAGAACGGTTAGATAA
- a CDS encoding PP2C family protein-serine/threonine phosphatase: MNNIDESSSEGELIRLLLKRQSELNSLLEVTRAINKNTATPVLLQMLEVILQNYLQVGKMRFLIEKGGSYVCISKYGGEFEGNVVLHKSCAKLSKFRSPTEISAHADPVLKTYHYFIPFYHKSKALAYALIGDFNTSGEMLSNDLNFIQTLINVIVVALENKKLFRQRLQTERFQREMELAAEVQNMLIPVRLHKDAAVEIGAKYLPHQDIGGDYFDFIRLNDNEILWCIADVSGKGISAALLMANFQASLRAWATVENDLSTVIERLNQIVIKNTKGERFITMFVAKYNQQTRRLTYINAGHNPSILYANGNAVPLKLGTTMLGVFEELPFINQGEIDIEPNSLIFNYTDGLMDYELRNDEHWKDEQLIEFVINNGHISPDRFNQSIMDHLNLVIKGKPIDDITLLTLRFF, encoded by the coding sequence ATGAATAATATCGACGAAAGTTCAAGTGAGGGCGAACTGATCAGATTGCTGCTGAAAAGGCAATCTGAGTTAAACTCCCTGCTCGAAGTTACACGTGCGATAAATAAGAACACAGCCACCCCGGTATTGCTTCAAATGCTCGAGGTGATCCTTCAAAACTATTTGCAGGTAGGTAAAATGCGCTTTTTGATTGAAAAGGGCGGTTCATATGTTTGTATCTCCAAATATGGTGGCGAATTTGAAGGCAACGTTGTGCTGCACAAATCCTGCGCCAAGCTCAGTAAATTCAGGTCGCCAACAGAAATATCTGCACATGCCGATCCGGTGTTGAAAACCTACCATTACTTTATTCCGTTTTACCACAAAAGCAAAGCCCTGGCTTATGCGCTCATAGGGGATTTCAACACCTCGGGCGAAATGCTGAGTAACGACCTTAACTTTATCCAGACACTGATCAATGTAATTGTTGTTGCTCTTGAAAATAAAAAGCTGTTTCGGCAGCGCCTGCAAACAGAACGCTTTCAGCGCGAGATGGAGCTTGCCGCCGAGGTGCAGAATATGCTGATCCCTGTACGTTTACACAAAGATGCCGCCGTTGAAATTGGTGCAAAATACCTCCCGCATCAGGATATAGGCGGCGATTACTTCGACTTTATCCGGTTAAATGATAATGAGATACTATGGTGCATTGCAGATGTATCTGGCAAGGGGATATCAGCCGCGCTGTTAATGGCAAACTTTCAGGCCAGCCTGCGTGCCTGGGCCACGGTTGAAAATGACCTGAGCACGGTGATTGAGCGATTGAATCAGATTGTGATCAAAAACACCAAAGGCGAGCGTTTTATTACCATGTTTGTTGCCAAGTACAACCAGCAAACCCGAAGGTTAACTTATATTAACGCCGGGCATAATCCCTCCATATTATATGCTAACGGCAATGCTGTGCCTTTAAAATTAGGTACTACAATGCTCGGCGTATTTGAAGAGTTGCCATTTATAAATCAGGGCGAGATAGATATAGAACCCAATTCATTAATATTTAATTATACCGACGGCTTAATGGATTACGAACTGCGTAATGACGAGCATTGGAAAGATGAGCAGCTGATAGAATTTGTGATCAATAACGGGCATATCAGCCCGGACAGGTTCAACCAGTCGATAATGGATCACCTTAACCTGGTCATAAAAGGAAAACCAATTGACGATATTACCTTGCTGACCTTACGATTTTTTTAA
- a CDS encoding ribonuclease HII, whose product MLQVKYQHTHIEAGCDEAGRGCLAGPVFAAAVILPDDFEHALLTDSKMLDEQTRYALRTEIEACAIAHAVGVVDNVEIDQINILNASFLAMHRAIEKLHIPPEFLIIDGNRFNKYKSVPHACIIKGDSLYFSIAAASILAKTYRDDYMKQIAAEHPEYDWHSNKGYPTIKHRNAVIELGFTPYHRRTFQVTQPQLSIF is encoded by the coding sequence ATGCTACAGGTAAAGTATCAGCATACCCATATCGAAGCTGGCTGCGACGAAGCTGGCCGAGGATGCCTTGCAGGCCCTGTGTTTGCAGCTGCAGTTATATTGCCTGATGATTTTGAACATGCACTGCTTACTGATTCAAAAATGCTTGATGAGCAAACCCGCTACGCCTTACGTACTGAAATTGAGGCATGTGCCATTGCGCATGCGGTAGGTGTGGTTGATAACGTGGAGATAGATCAGATCAATATCCTGAATGCATCGTTCCTGGCAATGCACAGGGCTATAGAAAAGCTGCATATCCCGCCCGAATTTTTAATTATCGATGGCAATCGCTTTAATAAATATAAAAGTGTGCCCCATGCCTGTATCATTAAAGGGGATAGCTTGTATTTCAGTATTGCCGCTGCATCGATATTGGCCAAAACCTACCGAGACGACTACATGAAGCAGATCGCAGCCGAGCACCCGGAGTATGACTGGCACAGCAATAAAGGCTACCCTACTATTAAACACCGCAATGCTGTGATAGAATTAGGCTTTACACCTTACCATCGCCGTACATTTCAGGTTACACAGCCGCAGTTAAGTATTTTTTAA